The sequence TTTTTTCAGCTTTTCAATATCTTTGGCAATTAATGAGATATGGCCGAGTTTTTGCATCTTGGAGCGGGTGACCGGGCTTGAACCGGCAATCTTTGCCTTGGCAAGGCAACGTGTTAACCAATTCCACCACACCCGCATATTGTCTCTTATTTACAATATACAATTTCATTGACTAATAAGTCAATCCACTTGAGTAATTTTGTTTTTAAATACTTATTGGTAATCCCAACATTGCAAACCCCGTAACTTAACTTTTTTTTCAAACCGCGTCTTTTAATAACGACCGGCTTCGTAAAGCAAGTTTTCGGCAGTCCAGTCTTTCTTAGCCAATAGCGAACACAACGGTCCTTTCTTAAATCGGGATATAATAAAAGCCAAATTCTAATTTTCCCGGAATTAATCTTAAAAATATTCTTTAGAAATTGCACGAAAATATTAATCATCATCGGATCAATATTGCTAATTCTAAGCTGCCCATTTTTTAGAAGTTTATCGCCTTCCCCCCAATAAATCATTACTCCGGCTATAAAAAGCCGGTTCTTTTTTAAAAAGTAAAATTCTTTCTCTGCTTCCCGCTCCGCTTGAAGATAATAATTTTCCAATCTTTTCTTTCTCGCCGCATTCATCAGTTGAATTTGCTTTTTAGCTTTTTCTTTCCGGTTCTCTATAAGCTGACTTCTTATTCTCTGCGACCAATTCAACTCGGCAAACCAACTTGAAAGTGTGCTTTTGGGGATTTGCAGTTGTTGAGAGATAAAGCCATAACTTTTGCCCAGCCTCCTTAGTCTAAACGCTCCTGTCTTTTCTTTAAGATTTCTCATAAATCCCTATTTTAACTGAACTAACAATAATATATTATATAATAATATGACGCTGGTACAATATATTTAAATTGTTTCTCAAATAAAGTAAAATTAACTTATGAACACTATAGCCCTTTTAATCTTAGACGGCTGGGGTATTGGCAAAAAAACTCAAGGCAATCCAATCAGCCAGATCCCAACGCCAACATTTGACTGGTTCAAAACCAATTTTCCTTATTTAGCCTTGCAGGCCTCGGGCATTGCGGTTGGCTTGCCTTGGGGCGAGCCCGGCTCGTCCGAAGTCGGGCATTTAACCCTTGGCGCCGGCAGAATTGTTTACCAAAACCGGCCCCTAATAACCCAATCAATCAGAAACGGTTCGTTTTTTAACAACTCTCTGCTTTTTGAGATAAAAAACCAGATAACCGGTTATGATTCAAAGCTCCATCTAATTGGTTTAGTCTCTGAAGCAGTGACTAATTCGGATTTGGAACATTTGGAAGCAATTCTGAAATTCATCAAAGATCAGGGTTTAGAAAACAAAACCCGGTTTCATTTAATTACTGATGGTAAAGAAACCCTGCCTCAACAAGCGAAACAAACAATTGAAAAAATCAAAAAAATCGGCATCGGGAAAATCGCCAGTTTGGCCGGCCGGTATTATGCTATGGACACAAACGAATACTGGGAAAGAACAGAAAAATATTTAGCCATGCTTTTGGGCCGGGCAAGAACCCATTCAGGTTATGAAACCATTTTGAACCAAACTTACGCAAAAAACCTGTCTGATGAATTTATTGAACCTCAATTGATTGGCACAGAAGAAGATAAAAAAGACCTAATCCTTCGAGAAAATGACGCGATTTTGTTTTTTAATTTCCGCGGCGAAGGCATGATCCAAACGGCTAAGGCCCTAGCCCAACCGGATTTTAATCATTTTAATCTCAACCGGCCAAACAATCTGCTTATCTTCAGTTTAACCGAATACAGCAAGGAATTGGGAATTAAGGCCATTTTTCGCTTAGCTAAAACAGAAAATCACCTAAGCGAGGTTATCAGCAAAAACAATTTAAGGCAGCTGAAATTAGCTGAATCAGTCAAAGACAAATTAATCACTTATTATTTTAACGGCCAGCAGGAAAAACCTTATGAAAACGAGTTCCGAGTAATTATCCCCTCTGGCAAGACCATTGATTTAAAGAAAAACTATCAGCTTCAGACAGAAACTCTAACCAGCCGGCTTTTGCAGGCGCTAGAAGAAGGAATCTACTCTTTGATTGTGGCTAACTTTGCCAATCCTGATTTAGCTGGACACCAAACTGATTTTGAGATTGGGAAAAAAGTAGTTGGCTATTTGGATAAAACTCTTAACCAAATTTCCGGAGCGGCTCTGAAATTGAAAACCCCCCTGATTATTACTTCAGACCACGGGAATTTAGAAGAGATGTTTAACCCAATCACCGGCCAACCGGACACAAAACACAATGATAATCCGGTACCCTTTTTCTTGATTGACCAAAGATTTTACCGGCCAAGAACTGAATCAGAGATCAAAAACAATGAAAAAAATCCTCAGGGCAGTTTAGCTGATATTGCCCCAACTGTTTTAGAGTTATTGGGTATAAACAAGCCGGAGCAGATGACTGGCCAAAGCTTGATTCCGTTCTGCCGATAAAGATGTTTAAACCCGGTTAAATCCGGATAATCACCGGAATAACCATCGGCCGGCGCTGGGTTTTGTAAAAAAGAAAGTTGTTCAGTTCGTCCCTGACAATATTTTTTAAAAAATTATCATTGCTATTGCCTGTTCGGCGTCGGCTGGCTTCTTTTTTCGCATACCGCTCAACTGCTTCCCGGGTCCTTCGCTTGACTTCTTTAATCAAATCTCTTGATTCCCTCATATAAACAAAGCCTCGGGAAATAATGTCCGGTTCAAGCTTAACCTTATTAGTTTTTTTGTCTAAAAGAACAACCGCTACCATAATCCCGTCTTGAGACATTATCTGCCTGTCTCTTAAAACCACCTCGCCAACATCGCCAACGCCAGAACCGTCAATCATCACGTAGTCAGTTGGCACCCGCTGGCCGGTCAACTCTACCTTGTCTGCCCGCACTTCAATTATGCTGCCGTTGCTAGCAATAACAATATTTTCTTTCGACAAACCCACAGATTGAGCCAATTCAGCGTGAGCCCGAAGCATAAAATACTGGCCGTGAATCGGCACTAAAAATTTAGGTTGGACCAAATTCAGCATCAGCTTCAAGTCTTCAGCATAAGCATGGCCCGAAGCGTGAATATCCATCATTTTGTAATGAAACACATGCGCGCCTTGGCGGTACAAACCATCTTTAAGATTCTGAACTGCCCGCTCGTTGCCAGGAACAATTGAAGAAGAAAAAATTACCGTATCCCCGGGTTTAATCTTAAAATAACGGTGTTCTTTATTAACAATCCGCATCAAGACCGCCCGGTCTTCGCCTTGAGCGCCGGTACAGACAACAACGACCTTGTCGTCAGGCAGATCTAAGGCGTCTTCTGGCTTGATTAAGGTTCCTTTTTGGGTCTCAATATATTTCAGTTCCCGGGCAATCGCCACATTGGATTTCATACTATATCCTTCAACTGCTACTTTCCGGCCATATTTTTCTGCCAGCCAAATTACCTGCTGAACCCGACCGATCAAAGAAGCAAAAGTAGAAACAATAATCCTGCCTTTGGCATTCTCAAAAACCTCGTCCAGGTTGTCCATAATCACCCGTTCTGACATTGAATGGCCCGGGTTTTCCGCTCCGGTTGAATCAGAAAGCAACAACAGAGTTCCTCGGGACGCCAACTGAACAATTCTGGCTAAATCCGCCGGTTTATCTGCCACTGGCTGGAAATCAAACTTAAAATCGCAGGTGTGAATTACTTGCCCAACCGGAGTCTGAATCGCCAAGCCAATCGCATCAGGAATATTGTGGTTAACATGAAATGGGTCAACTTTAAACGGGC is a genomic window of Patescibacteria group bacterium containing:
- the gpmI gene encoding 2,3-bisphosphoglycerate-independent phosphoglycerate mutase, translated to MNTIALLILDGWGIGKKTQGNPISQIPTPTFDWFKTNFPYLALQASGIAVGLPWGEPGSSEVGHLTLGAGRIVYQNRPLITQSIRNGSFFNNSLLFEIKNQITGYDSKLHLIGLVSEAVTNSDLEHLEAILKFIKDQGLENKTRFHLITDGKETLPQQAKQTIEKIKKIGIGKIASLAGRYYAMDTNEYWERTEKYLAMLLGRARTHSGYETILNQTYAKNLSDEFIEPQLIGTEEDKKDLILRENDAILFFNFRGEGMIQTAKALAQPDFNHFNLNRPNNLLIFSLTEYSKELGIKAIFRLAKTENHLSEVISKNNLRQLKLAESVKDKLITYYFNGQQEKPYENEFRVIIPSGKTIDLKKNYQLQTETLTSRLLQALEEGIYSLIVANFANPDLAGHQTDFEIGKKVVGYLDKTLNQISGAALKLKTPLIITSDHGNLEEMFNPITGQPDTKHNDNPVPFFLIDQRFYRPRTESEIKNNEKNPQGSLADIAPTVLELLGINKPEQMTGQSLIPFCR
- a CDS encoding ribonuclease J produces the protein MTPRKTIKKAPDSNLSLKVIPLGGLDEVGRNMTLLEYDKNIIIIDMGLRFPEEDMLGIDFIIPNIEYLKDKKDWVKAVFITHAHYDHIGAIPYLVEKLGYPAIYTTLLSKAIILKRQEDFPRMKKLHIEVIDKDNPKTIEVGPFKVDPFHVNHNIPDAIGLAIQTPVGQVIHTCDFKFDFQPVADKPADLARIVQLASRGTLLLLSDSTGAENPGHSMSERVIMDNLDEVFENAKGRIIVSTFASLIGRVQQVIWLAEKYGRKVAVEGYSMKSNVAIARELKYIETQKGTLIKPEDALDLPDDKVVVVCTGAQGEDRAVLMRIVNKEHRYFKIKPGDTVIFSSSIVPGNERAVQNLKDGLYRQGAHVFHYKMMDIHASGHAYAEDLKLMLNLVQPKFLVPIHGQYFMLRAHAELAQSVGLSKENIVIASNGSIIEVRADKVELTGQRVPTDYVMIDGSGVGDVGEVVLRDRQIMSQDGIMVAVVLLDKKTNKVKLEPDIISRGFVYMRESRDLIKEVKRRTREAVERYAKKEASRRRTGNSNDNFLKNIVRDELNNFLFYKTQRRPMVIPVIIRI